One genomic window of Indioceanicola profundi includes the following:
- the bamA gene encoding outer membrane protein assembly factor BamA, producing the protein MVSRVAALCLLVGGTTATSAVALSSGAVAQQAFDGGVIREIRVEGTQRIEPATVRSYLTVQPGDEFSVERIDASLKSLVATGLFADVTLERRDGILVVTVVENPIINRISFEGNRRTKTEDLYPEVQLRPRTVYTRTRVQNDVQRILEIYRRSGRFAARVEPKIIQLEQNRVDLVFEIDEGPLTTVQQINFINNNVFSDSELRDIMLTKESRWWRFLSSADTYDPDRLNYDREQIRRHYLRNGYADFRVLSGLAELTPDREKFYVTTTVDEGPRYTFGNIEVRSEIEGLDGEFLKNFVLAKSGDWYNGDLIENSINLLTDLLGDLQYAFVEIDPLLQRNAETRTIDLIFELNQSPRVFVERIDIQGNVITHDKVIRREMLLAEGDPFSSSRVRRSEQRIKDLGFFGQDVKVTTSEGSQADQSVITVEVTEQPTGEIQLGAGYSTTDGALLDFSIRQRNLLGRGQDLRLSTLLSSRSFEIDLSFTEPYFLERDLAAGIDLFRVVRDERDTISYNLESTGFVTRLSYPLSDRLRQRLSYTLAQNKIERVFFNASRFIRDQVGSSVTSSVEQQLLYDARNSTLRPTNGYFFLLTNEFAGVGGTVRYLRNRLQAGTYWNVYSDWVLSLTSEVGYINGLGKDVRINDRFYLGGDTLRGFEPGGVGPRAFLLDTNGNVRQNIEGEALGGQVFSRASLELTLPIGLPEELGVTAHAFTDAGTLTDSGQTAAAGELFRDNASIRWSAGVGVSWQSPFGPIRIDLAAPIKKEDYDRTEQFRFSFGTRF; encoded by the coding sequence TTGGTTTCGAGGGTCGCGGCGCTGTGCCTGCTGGTCGGCGGCACCACCGCAACATCTGCCGTTGCGCTTTCGTCCGGGGCAGTGGCCCAGCAGGCGTTCGACGGTGGAGTCATCCGTGAAATCCGCGTCGAGGGCACGCAGCGTATCGAGCCGGCGACGGTCCGCTCTTACCTGACGGTCCAGCCGGGAGACGAATTCAGCGTGGAGCGTATCGACGCTTCTCTGAAGTCGTTGGTGGCGACAGGGTTGTTCGCGGACGTCACGCTGGAGCGCCGCGACGGCATTCTGGTCGTGACCGTCGTCGAGAACCCGATCATCAACCGGATCTCTTTCGAGGGGAACCGGCGGACGAAAACGGAGGATCTCTATCCCGAGGTCCAGCTCCGTCCACGCACGGTCTATACCCGGACCCGCGTGCAGAACGACGTCCAGCGCATCCTGGAAATCTACCGGCGGAGCGGTAGGTTTGCTGCGCGGGTCGAGCCGAAGATCATTCAGCTGGAGCAGAACCGCGTCGACCTCGTGTTCGAGATCGATGAGGGTCCGCTGACGACGGTTCAGCAGATCAATTTCATCAACAACAACGTCTTCTCGGACAGCGAACTCCGGGACATCATGTTAACCAAGGAATCGCGCTGGTGGCGGTTCCTCAGCAGCGCCGACACATACGATCCGGATCGCCTGAACTACGACCGTGAGCAGATCCGCCGGCACTATCTGCGCAACGGCTATGCGGATTTCCGCGTCCTTTCCGGTCTCGCCGAGCTGACGCCGGACCGTGAGAAGTTCTACGTCACCACCACGGTGGACGAGGGGCCGCGCTATACCTTCGGCAATATCGAGGTGCGTAGCGAAATCGAGGGCCTGGACGGCGAGTTCCTGAAGAACTTCGTCCTGGCGAAGTCGGGCGACTGGTACAATGGCGACCTGATCGAGAACAGCATCAATCTGCTGACCGATCTGCTGGGCGACCTGCAGTATGCGTTCGTGGAAATCGATCCGCTTCTGCAGCGCAATGCCGAAACCCGCACCATCGACCTGATCTTCGAGCTGAACCAGAGCCCGCGCGTCTTCGTCGAGCGGATCGACATCCAGGGCAACGTGATCACCCATGACAAGGTGATCCGCCGCGAGATGCTGTTGGCCGAAGGCGACCCGTTCAGCAGTTCGCGCGTCAGGCGATCCGAACAGCGCATCAAGGACCTGGGCTTCTTCGGCCAGGATGTGAAGGTCACCACTTCCGAGGGAAGCCAGGCCGACCAGTCCGTCATTACCGTAGAGGTAACGGAGCAGCCGACGGGCGAGATCCAGCTCGGCGCCGGGTACTCCACGACGGACGGTGCGCTTCTGGATTTCTCGATCCGCCAGCGCAACCTGCTTGGCCGCGGCCAGGATCTCCGGCTTTCCACGCTGCTTTCCAGCCGCAGCTTTGAGATCGACCTCAGCTTCACGGAGCCGTACTTCCTGGAACGCGACCTTGCCGCCGGTATCGACCTGTTCCGGGTCGTCCGCGACGAGCGCGATACCATCTCCTATAATCTGGAAAGCACGGGTTTCGTTACCCGGCTGAGCTACCCGCTTTCCGACCGGCTGCGGCAGCGGTTGAGCTATACTCTTGCCCAGAACAAGATTGAGCGCGTCTTCTTCAACGCCTCGCGCTTCATCCGTGACCAGGTCGGCAGCTCGGTGACGTCTTCGGTCGAGCAGCAGCTTCTCTATGATGCCCGGAACAGCACCCTGCGGCCGACGAATGGCTACTTCTTCCTGCTGACCAACGAGTTTGCGGGCGTGGGCGGCACCGTCCGGTATCTTCGCAACCGCCTGCAGGCCGGGACCTACTGGAACGTCTATTCCGACTGGGTTCTGTCCTTGACGTCGGAGGTCGGCTACATCAACGGTCTCGGCAAGGATGTTCGGATCAACGATCGCTTTTATCTCGGCGGCGACACGCTTCGCGGCTTCGAGCCGGGCGGTGTCGGCCCGCGTGCCTTCCTTCTGGATACGAATGGCAATGTCCGCCAGAATATCGAGGGTGAAGCCCTCGGCGGACAGGTCTTCTCGCGCGCCAGCCTGGAGTTGACGTTGCCGATCGGGCTTCCGGAGGAGCTGGGAGTGACGGCGCATGCCTTCACCGATGCAGGCACGCTCACGGACTCGGGCCAGACCGCGGCCGCCGGCGAGCTGTTCCGGGATAACGCCTCAATCCGGTGGAGCGCTGGCGTCGGCGTGTCCTGGCAGTCGCCCTTCGGCCCTATCCGCATTGATCTGGCCGCACCGATCAAGAAGGAGGACTACGACCGGACGGAGCAGTTCCGCTTCAGCTTCGGTACGCGGTTCTAA
- a CDS encoding OmpH family outer membrane protein → MTRSRLGTSLRGTAVAFIAMAVLTSPVAAQPEGAAPTPSRGERTAPAVAVVDAQLVTQKSLAVQSIQRQLDAQRAELTKSFSAQEESLRQAEQELARQRLSLEPDAFETQRREFEQKVAEARRAIQDRTRRLDISFNEARDKVLRTINDVVAEVAQERGVGLVVRRDVVLYQGEATPDITDIVLQRLNAKLPQVTVNLP, encoded by the coding sequence ATGACACGGAGCCGCCTGGGGACGTCGTTGCGCGGGACGGCCGTGGCGTTCATCGCCATGGCCGTCCTGACGTCCCCTGTTGCGGCTCAGCCGGAAGGCGCAGCACCGACGCCTTCGCGTGGGGAGCGCACTGCTCCCGCTGTCGCCGTCGTGGATGCCCAGCTCGTTACCCAGAAGTCTCTCGCCGTTCAGAGCATCCAACGGCAATTGGATGCCCAGCGGGCGGAACTGACCAAGAGCTTCAGCGCGCAGGAGGAGAGCCTTCGCCAAGCCGAGCAGGAACTGGCCCGGCAGCGGCTTTCGCTTGAACCCGACGCATTCGAGACGCAACGCCGTGAATTCGAGCAGAAGGTCGCGGAGGCCCGGCGCGCCATCCAGGATCGGACGAGAAGGCTGGACATCTCGTTCAACGAGGCTCGTGACAAGGTGCTGCGCACCATCAACGATGTGGTGGCCGAAGTCGCGCAGGAACGCGGCGTCGGGCTGGTGGTCCGCCGGGATGTGGTGCTTTACCAGGGCGAGGCGACGCCCGACATCACGGATATCGTCCTTCAGCGCTTGAATGCCAAGCTTCCCCAGGTGACCGTCAATCTGCCCTAG
- the lpxD gene encoding UDP-3-O-(3-hydroxymyristoyl)glucosamine N-acyltransferase, with the protein MPDPRFFLRAGPFTLAELATIAGAELAGAADPEKTLNDVAPLDAAGPDHLSFLDNKKYADVFARSGAGACLVHPDLARRAPAGMALLITRKPYKGYALCAQAFYPAPSPSGGLSPAAHIHPTAVIGEGAAIAPGAVVEEGAEIGAYCRIGPNAVVGCSVRIGDRSVVGANASLSHCLIGARVVIYPGVRIGQDGFGFAMDATGHVRVPQLGRVIVEDDVEIGANSTIDRGAGPDTVIGRGSMIDNLVQIGHNVTLGPGCVIVAQAGISGSTKLDHHVVLAAQAGITGHLKIGAGARIAAQSGVMRDLEPGAQVGGSPAVPLRQWLKQVALLGKLVRGRGDQDDGRDGGQ; encoded by the coding sequence ATGCCGGATCCCCGTTTCTTCCTGCGGGCGGGCCCGTTTACCCTGGCCGAACTCGCCACGATCGCCGGGGCCGAACTTGCCGGCGCTGCGGACCCGGAAAAGACATTGAACGATGTCGCGCCGCTGGATGCTGCCGGTCCGGACCATCTTAGCTTCCTGGATAACAAGAAATATGCGGATGTCTTCGCCCGGAGCGGGGCTGGCGCCTGTCTGGTTCATCCTGACCTTGCCCGGCGCGCCCCGGCGGGCATGGCGCTTCTGATCACGCGCAAGCCCTACAAAGGCTATGCGCTCTGCGCGCAGGCCTTTTACCCGGCACCATCCCCATCCGGGGGTCTATCCCCGGCAGCTCACATCCACCCGACGGCCGTGATCGGAGAAGGAGCAGCGATCGCTCCCGGCGCAGTGGTAGAGGAGGGGGCGGAAATCGGCGCATACTGCCGTATCGGACCGAATGCCGTGGTCGGGTGTTCTGTCAGAATCGGCGATCGCTCGGTCGTGGGTGCCAACGCCTCGCTCAGCCATTGCCTCATCGGGGCGCGAGTGGTGATTTATCCTGGCGTGCGGATCGGCCAGGACGGTTTCGGCTTTGCGATGGATGCGACCGGACACGTCCGGGTACCGCAATTGGGTCGGGTCATCGTGGAAGACGACGTCGAAATCGGCGCAAACTCCACAATCGACCGTGGGGCCGGTCCGGACACGGTCATTGGACGGGGGTCGATGATTGATAATCTGGTGCAGATCGGGCACAACGTGACCCTTGGTCCGGGCTGCGTGATTGTGGCCCAGGCCGGAATTTCGGGGAGCACCAAGCTCGACCATCATGTCGTACTTGCGGCCCAAGCGGGCATTACCGGCCATCTCAAGATCGGCGCCGGCGCTCGTATAGCGGCGCAGTCCGGTGTGATGCGCGATCTGGAGCCCGGGGCACAGGTTGGCGGCTCACCGGCTGTGCCGCTGCGCCAATGGCTGAAGCAGGTGGCGTTGCTGGGCAAGCTGGTGCGTGGAAGAGGCGATCAGGACGATGGACGTGACGGCGGACAATAA
- the fabZ gene encoding 3-hydroxyacyl-ACP dehydratase FabZ: MDVTADNNKLEQLDIMRIMEMIPHRYPMLLIDKIIDIVPGESCTGIKNVTINEPFFTGHFPQRPVMPGVMIVEAMAQTSAVLVMHTLGQVAEGKLVYFMSIEEARFRRPIGPGDQIHIKVARLQNRRNVWKFKGEAWVDGQLCAEASYAAMIVLDS, translated from the coding sequence ATGGACGTGACGGCGGACAATAATAAGCTGGAACAGCTCGATATCATGCGGATCATGGAAATGATTCCGCACCGCTACCCGATGCTGCTGATCGACAAGATCATCGACATTGTTCCTGGCGAGAGCTGCACCGGCATCAAGAACGTCACCATCAACGAGCCCTTCTTCACCGGGCACTTTCCGCAGCGCCCGGTGATGCCCGGCGTGATGATCGTGGAGGCCATGGCCCAGACATCCGCCGTGCTGGTGATGCATACGCTCGGTCAGGTGGCCGAAGGCAAGCTGGTTTATTTCATGTCGATCGAGGAGGCGCGCTTCCGCCGCCCGATCGGCCCCGGCGACCAGATCCACATCAAGGTCGCTAGGCTTCAGAATCGCCGCAACGTGTGGAAGTTCAAGGGCGAGGCCTGGGTGGACGGCCAGCTCTGCGCCGAGGCCAGCTACGCCGCCATGATCGTCCTGGACAGCTAG
- the lpxA gene encoding acyl-ACP--UDP-N-acetylglucosamine O-acyltransferase, with amino-acid sequence MSVDIHPTAVVDPAAALGVGVVIGPYCVIGPHVTLGDRVRLVSHVCVDGRTSIGEGTVIYPFASIGHPPQDLKYKGESSELVIGRNNRIREQVTMNPGTEGGGMVTRIGDGGLFMVGVHVGHDCIVGNNVIMANNATLGGHVEVGDHAVLGGLSAVHQFVRIGAHAMIGGMSGVEADVIPFGLVKGERAHLAGLNLIGLERRGFSKDEINALRSAFRRIFHGESTMAERLAAAADEAGDSALVRQMLSFLTDRSSRAITLPQR; translated from the coding sequence ATGAGTGTAGATATCCATCCGACCGCGGTTGTCGATCCGGCAGCCGCGCTTGGCGTGGGCGTGGTGATCGGACCGTACTGCGTCATCGGTCCGCATGTTACGCTCGGCGACCGGGTTCGCCTGGTCTCGCATGTCTGCGTGGATGGCCGGACGAGCATCGGCGAGGGAACGGTAATCTATCCCTTCGCCTCCATCGGGCACCCGCCGCAGGACCTGAAGTACAAGGGCGAGTCGTCGGAGCTGGTCATCGGCCGGAATAACCGCATCCGGGAACAGGTGACCATGAATCCGGGTACCGAAGGCGGCGGCATGGTCACCCGCATTGGCGATGGCGGTCTGTTCATGGTCGGCGTTCATGTCGGCCATGACTGCATCGTCGGCAACAACGTCATCATGGCCAATAACGCTACTCTCGGCGGGCATGTCGAAGTTGGCGACCATGCGGTGTTGGGCGGTCTCTCGGCCGTCCACCAGTTCGTCCGCATCGGCGCCCACGCCATGATCGGCGGCATGTCGGGAGTCGAGGCGGATGTCATTCCGTTCGGCCTGGTCAAAGGCGAACGCGCCCACCTTGCCGGGCTGAACCTAATCGGGCTTGAGCGGCGGGGCTTCTCCAAGGATGAGATCAACGCCCTGCGGAGCGCCTTCCGCCGGATTTTCCACGGCGAAAGCACCATGGCGGAGCGCCTCGCCGCCGCTGCGGACGAGGCTGGCGACAGCGCGCTGGTCCGCCAGATGCTGAGCTTCCTCACCGACCGCTCCTCGCGGGCGATCACGCTTCCGCAGCGCTGA
- a CDS encoding LpxI family protein, producing the protein MAGRLGILAGSGNLPAQVAESCRRDGRDLFIIALEGQAVASELPEGVPTAWYRMGAAGAILDRLKAEGVRDIVMAGRVRRPSLAELRPDWRAAQVLARASARALGDDGLLGAVSKVLEQEGFHVVGADELAGDLLTPVGVLTRALPDEQAEADIARGIAAARDLGRLDIGQAVVVQQGIVLGVEAIEGTDALISRCAGLKRSGAGPVLVKVRKPQQDRRFDLPAIGPDTVTACAAAGFAGIAAEAGGTLFLGRESALTAADAAGLFVAGVNCPIPEAE; encoded by the coding sequence ATGGCAGGGCGGCTCGGCATATTGGCGGGCAGCGGAAATCTTCCTGCCCAGGTGGCGGAGTCCTGCCGCCGGGATGGCCGCGACCTGTTCATCATTGCGCTTGAAGGACAGGCTGTAGCCAGCGAACTGCCGGAGGGCGTGCCGACTGCTTGGTACCGTATGGGAGCTGCGGGTGCGATCCTGGACCGCCTGAAGGCGGAAGGGGTCCGCGACATCGTCATGGCCGGACGTGTGCGTCGCCCATCGCTGGCGGAGCTGCGGCCGGACTGGCGGGCGGCCCAGGTGCTTGCACGGGCAAGCGCCCGCGCGCTTGGCGATGACGGTCTGCTGGGAGCAGTGAGCAAGGTGCTGGAGCAGGAAGGCTTCCACGTGGTCGGGGCCGACGAACTGGCCGGCGACCTGTTGACACCGGTCGGAGTGCTGACCCGCGCCTTGCCGGACGAGCAGGCGGAAGCCGACATCGCCCGCGGGATTGCAGCGGCCCGGGACCTTGGGCGTCTGGACATCGGGCAGGCTGTGGTGGTGCAGCAGGGCATCGTGCTTGGCGTCGAGGCCATTGAGGGTACGGACGCGCTCATCTCCCGGTGTGCAGGGCTGAAGCGCTCAGGTGCCGGACCGGTTTTGGTAAAGGTGCGCAAGCCGCAGCAGGACCGCCGTTTCGACCTGCCTGCGATCGGGCCCGATACGGTGACGGCCTGTGCCGCTGCCGGGTTCGCGGGAATCGCCGCGGAAGCGGGGGGAACCCTGTTCCTGGGTCGGGAGTCAGCATTGACGGCAGCCGATGCGGCCGGCCTGTTCGTTGCGGGCGTGAATTGCCCCATTCCGGAAGCGGAATAA
- the lpxB gene encoding lipid-A-disaccharide synthase, with amino-acid sequence MTAPLVFLIAGEPSGDVLGARLMAALKDATGGQVRFAGIGGERMVAEGLESLFPLDELALFGLAELLPKLPNLIRRLRQTVQEILRLRPDAVVTIDAPDFGFRVAKRIRKSGADIPLIHYVAPTVWAWRPGRAKKIAGFLDHLLVLLPFEPPYFEAEGLGCTFVGHSIVEGGADKGNAVRFRAAHGLPGDAPILTVLPGSRRSEVAALLPDFGAALARLKERHPHLIVAVPTVPQVADAVRSATKAWPLPTMVVEGDQDKYDAFAASTAALAASGTVALELALAGVPAIIAYRIHPLTYRLYRRLIRVSYVNLVNIMLDRALVPELLQQDCTPEKLAGAVDRLLTDPAARQAQKDGVAQVARWLGQGDVPPSRRAAEAVLKVMAGRRGGRS; translated from the coding sequence ATGACGGCTCCGCTTGTCTTCCTGATTGCTGGAGAGCCTTCTGGCGACGTTCTTGGCGCGCGATTGATGGCCGCGTTGAAGGACGCTACAGGCGGTCAGGTCCGCTTCGCCGGCATCGGCGGAGAGCGAATGGTGGCGGAGGGGCTGGAGAGCCTGTTTCCGCTGGACGAGCTGGCACTGTTCGGGTTGGCCGAATTGCTGCCCAAGCTACCGAACCTGATTCGCCGCTTGCGTCAGACCGTCCAGGAGATTCTTCGGCTTCGACCGGACGCGGTGGTGACTATCGACGCGCCGGATTTCGGGTTCCGTGTCGCCAAGAGGATCAGAAAGAGCGGGGCGGACATCCCCCTGATCCATTATGTAGCGCCCACGGTATGGGCCTGGCGGCCCGGGCGGGCGAAGAAAATCGCAGGCTTTCTGGATCACCTGCTGGTCCTGCTTCCGTTCGAGCCGCCCTATTTCGAGGCGGAGGGACTGGGGTGCACCTTCGTTGGCCATTCCATCGTGGAGGGAGGGGCCGATAAGGGAAATGCCGTTCGGTTCCGCGCGGCGCATGGGCTGCCAGGGGACGCGCCGATCCTGACTGTGCTTCCAGGCAGCCGCCGTAGCGAGGTGGCGGCGCTGCTCCCGGATTTCGGCGCGGCGCTGGCCCGTCTGAAGGAGCGCCATCCGCACCTGATCGTAGCAGTGCCGACTGTTCCGCAGGTGGCGGATGCCGTTCGCTCAGCTACCAAGGCTTGGCCGCTGCCCACCATGGTGGTGGAAGGGGATCAGGATAAATATGACGCGTTCGCCGCCAGTACCGCGGCACTGGCCGCTTCGGGCACAGTTGCACTGGAACTTGCCCTGGCCGGAGTGCCGGCAATCATCGCCTACCGCATCCATCCGCTGACCTACAGGCTCTATCGGCGGCTGATCCGGGTTTCCTATGTGAACCTTGTCAACATCATGCTCGACCGGGCGCTGGTGCCCGAGTTGCTGCAGCAGGACTGCACGCCGGAAAAGCTGGCTGGTGCAGTGGATAGGCTGCTCACCGATCCGGCAGCCCGGCAGGCCCAGAAGGACGGCGTTGCCCAGGTCGCGCGCTGGCTTGGCCAGGGAGATGTCCCGCCCAGCCGACGAGCTGCGGAGGCGGTGTTGAAGGTCATGGCGGGTCGGCGTGGCGGCCGTTCATGA
- the gltA gene encoding citrate synthase, whose product MSQTTSPTAADTVTLTDNRTGKSFTLPVLDGTTGPAVVDIRKLYGETGYFTYDPGFTSTGSCESKITYIDGDAGVLLHRGYPIEELAEKSDFMEVCYLLLHGELPTAEEKKTFEYTITRHTMVHEQLSNFFRGFRRDAHPMAIMCGVVGALSAFYHDSTDINDPQQRMIASHRLIAKMPTIAAMAYKYSVGQPFIYPRNDLGYAENFLHMTFAVPCEPYKVDPVIAKAMDKIFILHADHEQNASTSTVRLAGSSGANPFACIAAGIASLWGPAHGGANEAVLKMLNEIGTVDRIPEFVKRAKDKNDPFRLMGFGHRVYKNYDPRAKVMQKTCNEVLATLGIKDDPLLDIAVELERIALQDEYFVEKKLYPNVDFYSGIILKAIGFPTSMFTVLFALARTVGWISQWKEMIEDPVQKIGRPRQLYTGATTRAFVPLDQRG is encoded by the coding sequence ATGAGCCAGACGACATCTCCCACGGCCGCCGACACAGTCACACTGACCGACAATCGGACCGGCAAGTCGTTCACGCTGCCCGTGCTTGACGGCACCACCGGCCCGGCCGTCGTGGACATCCGAAAGCTTTATGGCGAAACCGGCTACTTCACCTACGATCCGGGCTTCACCTCCACCGGCTCCTGCGAGTCCAAGATCACCTATATCGACGGTGATGCCGGCGTCCTGCTTCACCGCGGCTATCCCATCGAGGAGCTGGCCGAGAAGAGCGACTTCATGGAAGTCTGCTATCTCCTGCTCCACGGCGAGCTGCCCACGGCTGAGGAGAAGAAGACCTTCGAGTACACCATCACCCGTCACACGATGGTGCATGAACAGCTCTCGAATTTCTTCCGCGGCTTCCGCCGCGATGCGCACCCGATGGCCATCATGTGCGGCGTGGTCGGCGCGCTCTCGGCCTTCTATCATGACAGCACCGACATCAATGACCCGCAGCAGCGGATGATTGCGTCGCATCGCCTGATCGCAAAGATGCCGACGATCGCGGCGATGGCCTACAAGTATTCCGTTGGCCAGCCCTTCATCTACCCGCGCAACGATCTCGGTTATGCCGAAAACTTCCTGCACATGACCTTCGCGGTCCCGTGCGAGCCCTACAAGGTCGATCCGGTCATCGCCAAGGCGATGGACAAGATCTTCATCCTGCACGCCGATCATGAGCAGAACGCGTCCACGTCGACCGTTCGCCTGGCCGGCTCCTCGGGCGCCAATCCCTTCGCCTGCATCGCGGCCGGCATTGCCTCCCTCTGGGGTCCCGCCCATGGCGGTGCGAACGAGGCCGTGCTGAAGATGCTCAACGAAATCGGGACGGTGGACCGTATTCCCGAGTTCGTGAAGCGCGCCAAGGACAAGAACGACCCGTTCCGTCTGATGGGCTTCGGTCACCGGGTCTACAAGAACTACGATCCGCGCGCCAAAGTGATGCAGAAGACCTGCAACGAGGTTCTGGCTACCCTCGGCATCAAGGATGACCCGCTCCTCGACATCGCGGTGGAGCTGGAGCGTATTGCCCTTCAGGACGAGTACTTCGTCGAGAAGAAGCTCTATCCGAACGTGGACTTCTATTCCGGTATCATCCTGAAGGCGATCGGCTTCCCGACCAGCATGTTCACCGTGCTGTTCGCCCTGGCCCGCACCGTCGGCTGGATCAGCCAGTGGAAGGAAATGATCGAAGATCCGGTCCAGAAGATCGGTCGTCCGCGTCAGCTCTACACCGGCGCCACGACCCGCGCCTTCGTGCCCCTGGACCAGCGTGGCTGA
- a CDS encoding ComEC/Rec2 family competence protein encodes MLARFPWLRFAGIWLCVLSAGFSAAQFRTAMVASPILSFETGPTMVEGRVVTVDRLEEGARVLLEEVVADRLSAQHRPARVRVRLHRHEEWMPAPGDRVRMLAILRPPLEPAAPDAFDFRRHAFFQQIGAVGFALSRLERLSAVPPQGWNRVTISIERLRQRIAERVAERLNGPEGAVTTALLNGQPTAIPEQDIEALRKSGLQHLLSISGLHIGLVAGLVFFSVRALLALSPPLALRYPIKKWAAVAALLAASGYMLLVGAPVPTQRSVLMTGIMLLAVMVDRSPFSMRVVAVAATVILLIQPESLVGPSFQMSFAAVIALIAAYEVLRGRLSSGGDIGPVRKGLLYVAGLSVTSLVAGAATTPFALYHFQQMANYGILANLLAVPITSFWVMPFGVLALMLMPLGLEGPALDVMGLGVSGILWSAHWVADLPGAAIQIPAMPVHGLALVSLGGAWLVIWTRRWRLAGLAAILLGVATCWTTARPDLLVANSGKLVGVRAPDGELWVSSGRAARFEAELWRERDGLTGAPPAWSKSGTRDGWTGCDPSGCVSRVAGRIVAVAYAVDALAEDCAMADIVITSVPDAQCPAPLVIGPETLRQYGSHALFIGPEGIRVETGRAARRARPWN; translated from the coding sequence ATGCTGGCACGCTTCCCATGGCTCCGCTTTGCAGGAATCTGGCTATGCGTCCTGTCAGCAGGATTTTCCGCGGCCCAGTTCCGGACAGCGATGGTTGCCTCACCCATTCTGTCTTTCGAGACCGGTCCAACGATGGTGGAGGGGCGGGTCGTCACCGTGGACCGGTTGGAGGAGGGGGCGCGCGTTCTCCTGGAGGAGGTGGTTGCGGATCGGCTGTCTGCCCAACATCGGCCCGCCCGAGTCCGCGTCCGGCTGCATCGCCATGAGGAATGGATGCCAGCACCGGGCGACCGCGTCCGGATGCTGGCGATTCTGCGCCCGCCACTGGAACCAGCCGCTCCCGATGCATTCGACTTCCGGCGCCATGCGTTCTTCCAGCAGATCGGCGCGGTCGGATTCGCGCTGTCCAGGTTGGAGCGGCTCTCTGCCGTACCGCCTCAGGGCTGGAATCGTGTCACGATCAGTATCGAACGATTGCGCCAGCGCATTGCCGAGCGGGTGGCGGAACGTCTGAACGGGCCGGAGGGAGCAGTGACCACGGCACTGCTCAATGGTCAGCCGACCGCCATCCCCGAGCAGGACATCGAGGCCCTCCGCAAATCCGGCCTACAGCACCTGCTCTCCATCTCAGGTCTACACATCGGATTGGTAGCCGGGCTGGTGTTCTTTTCCGTGCGGGCGTTGCTGGCCCTGAGTCCTCCTCTAGCCCTGCGGTATCCCATCAAAAAATGGGCGGCCGTGGCGGCCCTGCTTGCGGCCAGCGGGTACATGCTGCTTGTGGGCGCACCGGTACCGACGCAGCGGTCGGTACTGATGACAGGAATCATGCTGCTTGCCGTCATGGTGGACCGCTCGCCCTTTTCAATGCGGGTGGTAGCTGTAGCCGCTACTGTCATATTGCTGATCCAGCCCGAGTCGCTGGTCGGACCCAGCTTTCAGATGTCATTTGCGGCGGTCATTGCTCTGATTGCAGCCTACGAGGTGCTGCGCGGCCGGCTATCGAGCGGGGGCGATATCGGTCCGGTCAGGAAGGGGCTGCTCTATGTCGCGGGACTGTCTGTCACCTCCCTGGTGGCCGGCGCCGCAACCACGCCCTTCGCGCTGTATCACTTCCAGCAGATGGCGAATTACGGAATCCTGGCCAATCTGCTGGCGGTACCGATTACCAGCTTCTGGGTTATGCCATTCGGAGTGCTGGCTCTGATGTTGATGCCTTTGGGCCTGGAAGGTCCGGCGCTGGACGTCATGGGGCTGGGCGTATCGGGAATCCTCTGGTCCGCCCATTGGGTGGCCGACCTGCCAGGGGCGGCGATCCAGATTCCGGCGATGCCCGTCCATGGCTTGGCGCTGGTCAGTCTAGGTGGAGCTTGGCTGGTGATCTGGACTCGGCGCTGGCGGCTTGCCGGGTTGGCGGCGATCCTATTAGGAGTGGCGACCTGCTGGACGACCGCACGACCCGACCTGCTGGTCGCCAACTCCGGAAAGCTGGTCGGTGTCCGGGCGCCGGACGGAGAGCTCTGGGTTTCCAGTGGCCGTGCCGCCCGGTTCGAAGCGGAACTCTGGCGCGAGCGGGATGGGCTGACCGGTGCGCCTCCGGCATGGAGCAAATCGGGCACCAGGGATGGCTGGACCGGGTGCGACCCGTCCGGATGCGTCAGCCGGGTAGCGGGAAGAATTGTCGCCGTAGCATATGCGGTTGATGCGCTGGCCGAGGATTGCGCCATGGCCGATATCGTGATCACCAGTGTACCGGACGCGCAATGCCCAGCGCCGCTGGTGATCGGCCCGGAGACCCTCCGCCAGTACGGCAGCCACGCCCTGTTCATCGGACCAGAGGGAATAAGGGTGGAGACCGGGAGGGCTGCCCGGCGGGCGCGGCCGTGGAATTAG